The DNA window TTCCTGAAGAACCTCTAACCCGGCGGCAGCAGGAAGCGGCACACCTCCGCCGCGACCAGGTCCGGCCTGCCGCGCATGGAGGCGTTCGAGGTGGCGCTGTGGCCGAGGCCGGGCAGGTCCGCGCGGCGGCAGCGGGGCAGCGTCCCGTGCAGAGCGGTGAGGGCGCCCTTGAGGTGGGCGGGGCTCTTCGTGCCGCCCAGCAGCAGCACCTCGGCGGTCACGTGGCGGTAGGCGTCGAGGTCGCCGGCGGTGTCGGCGACGACCTGGACGTCCTGGCGGAGGGTCGGGGCGAGTTCGCGGAAGGTGGGCTCGCCGTCGGCGGCCGCCCGGTCCTGCCGCCTCAGCATCGCGGCGGTCATGGCCTCCAGCAGGGGCCGCGGCAGCAGGCCGAGGAACGCCGGGCCCATGCGGGTCCCCAGCATGCCGGTGACCAGTGCCGCCGGGACGCGGCCCGCGGCGAGCTCCCTGTCGAAGCGCTCCAGCCAGCCGGTCGGGTTGGAGCCGTCGAGGTCGAGGGGCGGCTCGAAGGCGACGACCGTGCTCAGCTCAGGGCGGGCCAGGGCGGTGCGCAGGGCGATGACGGCGCCCGAGCTGACGCCCATGACGTGCTCGGCGCCGGTCGCGGCCAGCAGCGCGGAGAGGTCCTCGACCTCGCGGGCCAGCCCGTGGCGGGGCCCGGCGGGCCCGCTGCGGCCCCGGCCGCGCCGGTCGGGGACGTAGCAGGTGAACGCGCCGGACAGGGCCTCGGCCAGCTCGATGTTGCTGTGCCCGGTCTGCATGGCGCCGTGCAGCAGCACCAGGCCGGGGCCGTCGCCGCCGAGGCGGCGGTAGGCGATCGTGGTGCCGTCCTGTGACGTCACGCGGTCAAGAGTGATCATGATTGCTCCCCATGGTCGGGACCGCGGCGGGGAGCCCGGCTATTGTTGCCGTTGCCACCTCGTGGCCAGGGTCCGCTCCGCGGGTCTGTCGGATGCGAGGTCACCCGGCGGCGGTGTGCCAGCACCGCCGCCGGGTTCTTGTGTGCTCAGTCGTCCCGGCGTCCCCTCTCCGCGGCGGCGGCCACGTCGTCGGGGAGCCGGCCGGTCTCGTGGTAGGCGCGCCAGGCGTCCAGGCCGGGGAACGTGCCGTCCGTGAGCTCGGCGAGCAGGCCGCGCACCCAGGCGGCCTCCGCCTGGCGCATCGTGAGCGCGTACTCGGCCTCCAGGAGGAAGAGCCGGGGCAGCTCCCGCCCGTCGCGCTCCAGCTCCTCCCGGCCTTCCGCGAGGCGCCGCTCCAGCGTGGTGAGCCGCCGCCGCAGCAGCCCGGCGACCTCGTCGGGGCCGAGACCGCCGAGGACCGACAGTCCGGCCTCGAACGCCGACGTCTCGTCCGCCGGGGCCGACAGCAGCTCCCGCGTCCAGTCGGCGGCCTCCGCGAGGCCGGCGTCGGTGACGCGGTAGACGGTGCGCTCGGGGCGGGCGCCCTGGCGGCTGCTCTCCACGGCGGCGATCAGGCCGTGTTTCTCCAGGTTGCGGACCACCGTGTAGAGGGAGCCCCATTTGATCCGCATGTCGCGGTCCTTGGCGCGGGCGCGCAGGACCGAGGCCATCTCGTACGGATGCATGGGGCGCTGCACGAGCACGGTGAGCACGGCCAGTCCCAGCAGGTTGCGCACGGGCCGCCGCTTCGCCATGTCGTCCTCCTTTACTCGTTCGCGAGTATACGTCTGCGAGTATTTGGCGGCAATGTGCTTCTTTGCATGCATTGCATACAAACCGCTAGTCTCGTCCCA is part of the Nonomuraea coxensis DSM 45129 genome and encodes:
- a CDS encoding PadR family transcriptional regulator — its product is MAKRRPVRNLLGLAVLTVLVQRPMHPYEMASVLRARAKDRDMRIKWGSLYTVVRNLEKHGLIAAVESSRQGARPERTVYRVTDAGLAEAADWTRELLSAPADETSAFEAGLSVLGGLGPDEVAGLLRRRLTTLERRLAEGREELERDGRELPRLFLLEAEYALTMRQAEAAWVRGLLAELTDGTFPGLDAWRAYHETGRLPDDVAAAAERGRRDD
- a CDS encoding alpha/beta fold hydrolase, which codes for MITLDRVTSQDGTTIAYRRLGGDGPGLVLLHGAMQTGHSNIELAEALSGAFTCYVPDRRGRGRSGPAGPRHGLAREVEDLSALLAATGAEHVMGVSSGAVIALRTALARPELSTVVAFEPPLDLDGSNPTGWLERFDRELAAGRVPAALVTGMLGTRMGPAFLGLLPRPLLEAMTAAMLRRQDRAAADGEPTFRELAPTLRQDVQVVADTAGDLDAYRHVTAEVLLLGGTKSPAHLKGALTALHGTLPRCRRADLPGLGHSATSNASMRGRPDLVAAEVCRFLLPPG